The Candidatus Hamiltonella defensa 5AT (Acyrthosiphon pisum) DNA window AATCGCAAAATAAAAACTCACTTTGATCCGGAATTAGTGATGGAATTGAGTCGATTAGGGTCTCTACAGAAACGTCTTTTTAATGAAGGGAAGGGCGTTCTAAGCGAAGAATATGCACAAGTTTTCGTGGCTATCCAGGAAGCTATTTTAACCTTAGGGCGGGCAGAATAAATGATTGTGGGTAAGGCAAAAAAACGGAGGGATGGAAAATCAAGTTTTCTCACTTTATTGGCCTATACGACGACTCGTGATGACCATCATCATGATGACGTGATTGATCCAGAGAGCCAAAAAGCCCGTTTATCTCAATCAAAAGAAGCCATTTTTGAACGCTTAATGGGTTACATTCATCGTCACGGAGATGCGGATAAAAGCCTTATCACTGAGAGATTTCCTGATGGTCGGCATCAGGTTCTTTTTGATCAGGTTTTATGCGAAACGAATACACTGAGCGTGGCCACAGCGGCGGTAGAAATGCAAGCAGTTGCTTTAAAAAATACGCGTTGTAAAGATCCCGTTTATCACTTTTTTTTATCCTGGCCGGAGACGGACTCTCCGACGGTAGAACAGATTTTTGAAAGCGCGCGTCATAGTCTTAAAGCCTTGGGGATGTCTGACCATCAATACGTGACTGCGATTCATCGAGATACAGACCATCTGCATTGTCATGTTGCCGCGAATCGGATCCATCCTGTGACTTATAAAGTTGCCGATGATGCCTATGATATTTCTAAATTACATAAAGCCAGTAGAGAAATGGAATTAAAGTATGGCTGGACGAGAACTCATGGGTGCTATGTGATTAACGACCATCATCAGGTTGTTCGTTCGTACTCTCATCAAAAACCCATGCCTATTGAGGCTAAGAAACTGGAATATTATTCAGATAAGGAAAGCTTTTATGGTTATGCGGTGCGTGAATGTCGTGAAGAGATTTCAAAGATTCTGGGAGAAAAAAACCTCTATTGGGAGCGATTCCATGCTGTTTTGATTAGGGCGGGACTGGAACTGAAAAAGAAGGACCGAGGTTTGGCTATTTATGATCGCGTACATCCTGAACAGACTCCTTTGAAGGCCAGCAGTTTACATCCTCAACTCACTCTTTCGAAATTAGTGCCTCGCCTTGGCGAATTTGAAAGTGCGCCCCGAGTGATGGAATTTAAAAATGAACAAGGGGAGGTGACCTTAACAAACTATATGGTGAGTTCACATTATGATGATCGACTTCATTTGCGTGATCATCAAGCTCGAATGACTCGCCGATTAGAACGTGCTGAGGCCCGAGAAGAGTTAAAATTGCGTTATCAACATGACAAAAAAGAAGCGAAATGCCCTTCTTTTGACGCAAAAAATCGTTTCAGAACTCTTTCCATGACCTTTCGTTTCCGAAGAGCCCATGTGTGTGTTGCGGTGCGCGATCCTTTAATGAGAAAACTGGCCTATCATGTGTTGGCTTTTGAGCGAGAAAAAGCGATGGCCGAGTTGCGTTTAAAATTAAAGGAAGAGCGGGAGAACTGGTATCGTTCTCCAGAAAATAGGCGACTGTCTTATCGTGTTTGGGTGGAACAGCAGGCGTTAAAAGGGGATAAAGCGGCCATTAGCCAGTTAAGAGGGTGGGCTTACCAAGCGAAGCGGGATGAGCGCACGGCTTACCTCAGTGATACGGTCATTGAATGTGCCGTTTCAGATGATATTGCGCCGGTTGAGCTCAAAGGCTATACCCATCATATCCACCGTGACGGGGCGATTGTATACAAAAAGGAAGGAATCACCCAAATGATTGACCGAGGGGAAACCATTGAGATGGCCAGACCGTTTGAAAACGAGGGGGACAATATGGTGGCGGGGTTACATTTGGCAGAGCAAAAAAGTGGAGAGAAACGGGTTTTCTCGGGTCCGCGGGAGTACGTTGAGAAAGCGTGTTCGTTGGTTCGAGATTTCAATGAAATGGGTCAGACTGCCTTGAGGTTAACAGACCCTATTCAGCAGAAACGGGTCTGTGAAATGCGGTCTCAAGATAAACCCGCTCCCATTGTATTTGATTCTCCGAATTTGACTCCCTGAGCGCATCGCCCCTTTTTATTTTTATCATTTGTTGGAAATGGGTTGTTGTTTGTTGATATTTCGTTAAAAATGGGCAGAGATAGCGTATTTATCGGGCGGTATATTTGATAACAATTTGAAAGGATAAAGGATGAATAAAACTGAGTTAATTGAGCAAGTCCGAGACAAGTCTGGCCTGACGAAGGCGCAATCAACCGAGGCGGTCACCGCTGTTTTTTCGAGTATTATCGAAGCATTGGGGAAAAAAGAGCCGGTGCAAATCATCAGATTTGGGACTTTTAAAGTCCGCCATCGCAAAGAGCGGATATCTCGTAATCCCAAAACGGGTGAAAAAATCAAAACCCCTGCTCGTGAAGTCGCTGTGTTTTCTGCGGGGAAAAGTCTGAAAGACTCCGTTCATTTACAAGCGCCCAAACAAACTAAAGTGGCTAAAAAATCAAAAAGCGGAGCGAAGAAAAAGTCATCGTCCTTGTCATCTAGGAAAAAGTGACTTCCATGAAAATGTTTCTGCCGCACGACGCTTTGTTTAAGCAGTTTTTGGGAGATATTGCCCTCGCCCGCAATTTTTTTGAAGTGCATCTTCCGGCGGATGTTTTGAGTCAAGTCTGCCTGTCTTCGTTGAAAAGGGTGTCGGGTTCTTTTGTTGAGCCGACTTTGAAGCAATCTCATTCCGATATGGTGTATTCGTTTGAAACCCCGACGGGAAAGGACGGGTATTTATATTGTTTGCTGGAGCACGTGCGACGTGAAAGTTGCACCACAGAAGTCCCTTGAATCAGGGTAAGGTTGATCCGAAACCTTATTGTCACTTTCTCGGTGCAAGAGGAGTAATTCTCTTGTTCTAAGCGAGAATGAAAGCCTAACTAAAGTATTAAGCTGAATAAGAAATAGGGGCTAGGCAAAATTGAAATGGGCTGAATAAAGTGAATCTCCGTGATTAAAATGTCGTCAGCAACGAAAACACGAAATCAGATGTGACGTGTTAAGGGGAAATTTAACGACAGTTAGAAACGGGTAAAGAAGAGTGTTCGTTCTTTACAACGGATCCCGTTCCCCGGCATAGAGGAGGCAACCCATTCAATGTATCTTCATGGTGTGAAACACGGTAACCCCATTAATCTCTTCATGTTCATGTAAATATGAAAGAGACAGTGGGCATAAGACGTTCCAAGAAGCGAAGGCTATCATCCGAAAGGGAACGGGAAATCATAACAGGATTGATAGAGGTAACTACCTCACTCTGAAAAGAGGCTGACGTGGAACGGGTGACTTACCCATAGGATCCTTTATTAAGATTATGAATTGATTTAGAAGAGTTAGATGTCAATGACAAACGTAATAAATCAAAACCATGAACAACTGGAATGGCACGCCATCAACTGGCGTGTTGTGACAACCATGATTAATAATCTAAGACAAAGGATATATAGGGCTTCAGCAACAGGTGACTTAAAGAAAGTCAGAAATTTGCAAAAACTCATGATGAAATCAAGAGCTAATCATCTTCTGGCTATCAGGAAAGTCACACAGATCAATCGGGGAAAACACACAGCTGGAGTAGATAATCAGGTCATTGATGACCATAAAGGACGAGAACACCTTTATAAGTTATTAAGCCAAACAACTTCAGAAAAGATTTATCCAGTAAAACGGGTCTACATAGCAAAAAGAATAGGAAAAAGCGCCCTCTTGGGATCCCAACTATTCTCGAACGATGTAAACAAGCGATAGTTAAATCAGCGCTGGAACCTTATTGGGAAGCAAAATTTGAACCAGTCAGTTACGGATTTAGACCAGGACGAAGTGCTCATGACGCAATACAAAAAATTTTCTGTATTGCCAGGGCACGGGGGACAAGGCATTGGGTACTGGATGCAGATATTAAAAGCGCATTTGACAACATTGACCATAATTTTCTCATAAAAACAATCGGGGGATTTCCCGAAAGAAACATGATTAAAAAATGGCTACAAGCCGGTGTGCTGGAACATGGCAACTATATACCCAGTGTTGCAGGTACTCCATAAGGAGGGATTATCAGTCCACTACTGGCCAATATTGCACTCCACGGAATGGAAACCTTGCTGGGTATTCAATACTGGAAAAATGGCAAGCCAAAACAAGGCCAACCTTATGCAGTAGTGCGCTATGCGGATGATTTTGTTGTATTAGGTAAATCCCGTGAAGAATGCGAAACAGCTAAAATAAAGTTGCGAAGTTGGTTAGCACAGAGAGGGTTAGCCCTTTCGGAAGAAAAAACCAGTATCAAACACCTGAAGGAAGGATTCGACTTCTTGGGATTTAATATACGACATTATGAAAATCGCCACAGAAAGCGGGGATATGTGTTGTTAATGAAACCGTCAAAGGAGTCGATTAAAAGGTACAGACAGCAAATGAGAATGACCTGGAAAAGGATCATTGGCATGCCGACAAAAGAAGGCATAATGCAGCTGAATGAAAAAATAATAGGATGGTGTAATTACTATCGTATTGGTGCGTCAAAACAGACATTCAGTGCAATAGACCAATGGATGTGGATTCGCCAATGTAGATATCTGTATCGACGTCATCCCAATAAACATTGGTGGTGGCGAAGAAAACACTATTTAGGCAAGATACCAGGTAGAGAAGACTATTCAGTATTTATGGATAAATCAAACGGTGGATTTCTCTGGAAGCATGCATGGACAAAAATACAGCGTCATTGGCTAGTTACCAAGAATGCTTCCCCCGATAATCCTGAATTGCGTGATTATTGGCGTCATAGGCAGGCACGTAAGCAGCCTTTTATTTACGGTGTCAAAGTTAACCTCTATAAGCGACAGAAAGGTTATTGTCCTCTCTGTGATCAAGAGCTGGACAATGGTGAACAATTACATGTTCATAATATTCAGCCCAAAGCTGAAGGGGGTGATAACAAGCTAGCTAATTTAAGATTGTTACATGCTAATTGCCACAGACAATTACATAGCAAAAAAGGAAAAATGTTGAAGTCAGTAAGTTGCGTGAGCCGTATGCGGGGTAACTCGCACGTACGGTTCTTGAGGGAGTGGGCACTTTCGGCCTGCTTACCTAATCAGAGCAAACCTGAAAAACTGATGGCGTTTAGGCTTTTGAGGTATGCGGTGGCAGCCATGCAACGGCACCTGGAGCAGGGCAACGACACCTTGCCGGTGGTCGTGCCAGTTATTCTACCATGGAGAAACGAGTCCTTACCCGTACAGTCTGGATTGGTTCGATTATTTTGATGACAAAGAAGCCGCGCGGAGATTAGATTCTGAGCCTTTTACTTTGGTAGATGTGACGGTTATTCCCGAAGAAGACATTCTGAAGCATGGGATGATTGCCTGGCTTGAACTGGTCCAGAAACTGGTCCGAGTTCGTGACATGATGGACATCGCGCCTTATCTTATTCGTCTGGATAAGCGTTTCCCGTTAAACGATGACCTGTTTAAAAGTTTGTTGTATTATCTCTTTCAAGAGGGAGAAACGGCCTCTCGCCCGTTATTTTTTGAGGCCCTTTCTTCGACCACTCAACGGGAGAATGTGATGACGATAGCAGAAGAGCTGAGAAAGGAAGGCTTAGAAGAAGGTTTAAAACAGGGGATACAGCAGGGGATACAGCAGGGTAAAGAAGAGGGCCTGAAACAGGCTACCCTGACCATCGCCAAAAAGCTGATGGCCGATGGAGAAAGTCCAGAAAAAATCCAAAAATATACGGGGCTACCTGTGGAAGACATCGCTCGGTTATTTCATTGATGAGGCTTCATAAAAAAGCGCATGAACTCCATCCCCTTTGAAAAAACGCTGACCTTAGGCCCCAGAAGGTCAGAAAGCAAAACCCCCTGTTTGATGAATCCACGTAGGGGCGCTTCTCCCTGTGCACCCCTTATTGCCTTAAAAAAGAAACCGAAGCAAAAAGAGCCAGAGAAAGTGGCTGAGACCAAACGTCTTCCGTTAGTTTCCCCTAAAGTCAAAAAAAAACCGCACAAGCAGCCTAATGTCTCTTTTGAGCATGCAGTAGAGACCCTTTCTGCTTATTGGCCCGCCTTGTTTGGTCATGGGCTCAAATTAATGAAAATAGACCTCCTTGAGGATTTGTATGAGGACATCAACACACAGGAGTTACCGCTTTCAAAAAAAGGGCTCCGCCGCTGCATTAGAGCGATAGCGCGCTCTCGTGATTATCTTGAACAAGGGGTTCTGGGGGCTCAACGGTATGATAAGCACGGTCAGCCCTGTGGGCAGGTGACCGAGGAGCAATCTCAGTTTGCCCAAAAATGCCTCAAGAAAAGCTGTTTTTCTGAAGATTTGAGGGGGCCTGACCCGTGAGATTCGTCAGGGTGTTGAGTGTTCGAGTGTAATCTCTTTAGGCTCTTTGTCTGCTCTGTATTGCCCTTCGGTTATTTTTAAGGAATGACGCGCCGCTTCGAACAGGATTATTCCTCGCTCCTCGTGGGTGTAAGACAGGTCGTTACGGTGGTCCAAATTCTGTGTTATTTCACAGAGATGATGGAGTGTTTTATCGAACAGCTTGACGTTCAAAGTGCCTTTATTCTCTTGAGTGTCAGCTGTTTTTAAGCGTTGTAAAATTCCCTGTACCTCTTGTTTAAAAGCGGCTCCTTTGTGCCTGAGCTCTGGAACAACCTCACATAATGCGTCGAAATCAGGGCGTTTGAGCTCTATAAACCGGTTAATCCGCATAGGAAGCTTTGAGGACAATTTTTCCTCATCTGGAATAAAAATCGCGGCACTTCGTACCACGGCATCCTGAAATACGATGACGCCCTCCCCCTTGTTGAGGGCTTTGAGTTCCGTGAGTTCAATGTTATCGCGTTCACGAATGTGATGGGTATCGGCGTCTTCATACCGACTGCCACTGAGACTGCCTTTACGCTTAACGGAAGACAGCTCGCTGTAATACCCTTTTCCTGCGGCAGAACGAATCAGATTAAAGGTGTCCTGGGCATCCTCTAAGGCCATAAACCATTTGGTCCGCTGATTGGCGCTCACCGTCAAAAATTCGCGCATCGATTTGTCCATCATGGATTGCACATCCTGTGCGGCTATCATGAGCATGTATTGCAAAGAGCGCATTTGAGCGGCTGTTTTGTCAAGACCTGAGGCAAAATAAGCGCCCAATTCGTCAAAAATAATCGGGTAAGGAAATTTTTGAGCAAATTTTTGGCTGAGTAGCACGTCCTCTCTTTTTCCTTCTAACTGTCCGCCTAAATCTTGACTGAGCGTGTGCGACGTGAAAGTTGCACCACAGAAGTCCCTTGAAAAAGGGTAAGGTTGATCCGAAACCTTATTGCCACTTACTCGGTGCAAGAGGAGTAATTCTCTTGTGCTAAGCGAGAATGAAAGCCTAACTAAAGTATTAAGCTGAATAAGAAATAGGGGCAAGGCAAAACTGAAATGGGTTGAATAAAGTGAATCTCCGTTATTAAAATGTCGTAAGCAAGTAAAACACGAAATCAGATGTGACGTGTTATGGGGAAGTTTAACGACAGTTAGAAACGGGTAAAGAAGAGTGTTCGTTCTTTACGACGGATCCCGTTCCCCGGCATAGAGGAGGCAGCCCACTCAATGTATCTTCATGGTGTGAAACACGGTAACCCCATTAATCTTTTAGTGTTGATGTAAATACTAAGAGACAGTGGGCATAAGACGTTCCAAAAAGCGAAGGCAATCAGCCGAAAGGCAACTGGAAATCATAACAGGATTGATAGAGGTAATTACTTTACTCTGAAAAGAGGCTGACGTGGAACGGGTGACTTACCCATATAATCCTTTACCAAGGTTATGAATTGATTTAGAAGAGTTAGATGCCTATGGCAAACGTAATAAATCAAAACTATGAACAACAACTGGAATGGCATGCTATTAACTGGCGTGTTGTGACAGCCATGATTAATAATCTAAGGCAAAGAATATATAGGGCTTCAGCAACAGGTGACTTAAAGAAAGTCAGAAATCTGCAAAAACTCATGATGAAATCAAGAGCTAACCATCTTCTGGCTATCAGGAAAGTCACTCAGGTCAATCGGGGAAAACACACGGCTGGAGTAGATAATCAGGTAATTAATGACCATAAAGGACGAGAACATCTTTATAAGTTATTAAGCCAAACAAC harbors:
- a CDS encoding reverse transcriptase N-terminal domain-containing protein, with translation MSMTNVINQNHEQLEWHAINWRVVTTMINNLRQRIYRASATGDLKKVRNLQKLMMKSRANHLLAIRKVTQINRGKHTAGVDNQVIDDHKGREHLYKLLSQTTSEKIYPVKRVYIAKRIGKSALLGSQLFSNDVNKR
- a CDS encoding ProQ/FINO family protein is translated as MNSIPFEKTLTLGPRRSESKTPCLMNPRRGASPCAPLIALKKKPKQKEPEKVAETKRLPLVSPKVKKKPHKQPNVSFEHAVETLSAYWPALFGHGLKLMKIDLLEDLYEDINTQELPLSKKGLRRCIRAIARSRDYLEQGVLGAQRYDKHGQPCGQVTEEQSQFAQKCLKKSCFSEDLRGPDP
- a CDS encoding Rpn family recombination-promoting nuclease/putative transposase, which gives rise to MAFRLLRYAVAAMQRHLEQGNDTLPVVVPVILPWRNESLPVQSGLVRLF
- a CDS encoding Rpn family recombination-promoting nuclease/putative transposase, with translation MKMFLPHDALFKQFLGDIALARNFFEVHLPADVLSQVCLSSLKRVSGSFVEPTLKQSHSDMVYSFETPTGKDGYLYCLLEHVRRESCTTEVP
- the traI gene encoding TraI/MobA(P) family conjugative relaxase, producing MIVGKAKKRRDGKSSFLTLLAYTTTRDDHHHDDVIDPESQKARLSQSKEAIFERLMGYIHRHGDADKSLITERFPDGRHQVLFDQVLCETNTLSVATAAVEMQAVALKNTRCKDPVYHFFLSWPETDSPTVEQIFESARHSLKALGMSDHQYVTAIHRDTDHLHCHVAANRIHPVTYKVADDAYDISKLHKASREMELKYGWTRTHGCYVINDHHQVVRSYSHQKPMPIEAKKLEYYSDKESFYGYAVRECREEISKILGEKNLYWERFHAVLIRAGLELKKKDRGLAIYDRVHPEQTPLKASSLHPQLTLSKLVPRLGEFESAPRVMEFKNEQGEVTLTNYMVSSHYDDRLHLRDHQARMTRRLERAEAREELKLRYQHDKKEAKCPSFDAKNRFRTLSMTFRFRRAHVCVAVRDPLMRKLAYHVLAFEREKAMAELRLKLKEERENWYRSPENRRLSYRVWVEQQALKGDKAAISQLRGWAYQAKRDERTAYLSDTVIECAVSDDIAPVELKGYTHHIHRDGAIVYKKEGITQMIDRGETIEMARPFENEGDNMVAGLHLAEQKSGEKRVFSGPREYVEKACSLVRDFNEMGQTALRLTDPIQQKRVCEMRSQDKPAPIVFDSPNLTP
- a CDS encoding conjugal transfer protein TrbC, whose amino-acid sequence is MHRVSGNKVSDQPYPFSRDFCGATFTSHTLSQDLGGQLEGKREDVLLSQKFAQKFPYPIIFDELGAYFASGLDKTAAQMRSLQYMLMIAAQDVQSMMDKSMREFLTVSANQRTKWFMALEDAQDTFNLIRSAAGKGYYSELSSVKRKGSLSGSRYEDADTHHIRERDNIELTELKALNKGEGVIVFQDAVVRSAAIFIPDEEKLSSKLPMRINRFIELKRPDFDALCEVVPELRHKGAAFKQEVQGILQRLKTADTQENKGTLNVKLFDKTLHHLCEITQNLDHRNDLSYTHEERGIILFEAARHSLKITEGQYRADKEPKEITLEHSTP
- the mobA gene encoding plasmid mobilization protein MobA, translated to MSQSEKRKRTALIPSIRCFPEEKEHLKEKAQSAGLNLSTYLIRCGLNRKIKTHFDPELVMELSRLGSLQKRLFNEGKGVLSEEYAQVFVAIQEAILTLGRAE
- a CDS encoding Rpn family recombination-promoting nuclease/putative transposase: MDWFDYFDDKEAARRLDSEPFTLVDVTVIPEEDILKHGMIAWLELVQKLVRVRDMMDIAPYLIRLDKRFPLNDDLFKSLLYYLFQEGETASRPLFFEALSSTTQRENVMTIAEELRKEGLEEGLKQGIQQGIQQGKEEGLKQATLTIAKKLMADGESPEKIQKYTGLPVEDIARLFH
- a CDS encoding HU family DNA-binding protein; this encodes MNKTELIEQVRDKSGLTKAQSTEAVTAVFSSIIEALGKKEPVQIIRFGTFKVRHRKERISRNPKTGEKIKTPAREVAVFSAGKSLKDSVHLQAPKQTKVAKKSKSGAKKKSSSLSSRKK